Proteins co-encoded in one Streptomyces sp. SLBN-31 genomic window:
- the trpB gene encoding tryptophan synthase subunit beta, whose protein sequence is MPSEFFIPDPEGQVPTAEGYFGAFGGKFIPEALVAAVDEVAVEYDKAKHDPEFARELDDLLVNYTGRPSSLTEVPRFAEHAGGARIFLKREDLNHTGSHKINNVLGQALLTKRMGKTRVIAETGAGQHGVATATACALFGLDCTIYMGEIDTRRQALNVARMRMLGAEVIAVKSGSRTLKDAINEAFRDWVANVDRTHYLFGTVAGPHPFPAMVRDFHRVIGVEARRQLLERAGRLPDAAIACVGGGSNAIGLFHAFIPDEGVRLIGCEPAGHGVETGEHAATLTAGEPGILHGSRSYVLQDEEGQITEPYSISAGLDYPGIGPEHSYLKDSGRGEYRAVTDDAAMQALRLLSRTEGIIPAIESAHALAGALEVGRELGEDGLIVVNLSGRGDKDMDTAARYFGLYDTDAEVAANAADTAEIEGDAK, encoded by the coding sequence ATGCCCAGCGAGTTCTTCATCCCAGACCCGGAGGGTCAAGTCCCCACCGCCGAAGGCTACTTCGGCGCGTTCGGCGGCAAGTTCATCCCGGAGGCCCTCGTCGCCGCCGTCGACGAGGTGGCCGTCGAGTACGACAAGGCCAAGCACGACCCCGAGTTCGCCCGCGAACTCGACGACCTGCTGGTCAACTACACCGGCCGCCCCAGCTCCCTCACCGAGGTGCCGAGGTTCGCCGAACACGCCGGTGGTGCCCGGATCTTCCTCAAGCGGGAGGACCTCAACCACACCGGCTCCCACAAGATCAACAACGTCCTCGGCCAGGCCCTGCTCACCAAGCGCATGGGCAAGACCCGGGTCATCGCCGAGACCGGCGCCGGCCAGCACGGCGTGGCCACCGCCACCGCGTGCGCCCTCTTCGGCCTCGACTGCACCATCTACATGGGCGAGATCGACACCCGGCGCCAGGCCCTGAACGTGGCCCGCATGCGCATGCTGGGCGCCGAGGTCATCGCCGTGAAGTCGGGCTCGCGCACCCTCAAGGACGCCATCAACGAGGCGTTCCGCGACTGGGTCGCCAACGTCGACCGCACCCACTACCTCTTCGGTACGGTCGCAGGCCCGCACCCCTTCCCGGCCATGGTCCGCGACTTCCACCGGGTCATCGGCGTGGAGGCCCGACGCCAGCTCCTGGAGCGCGCCGGCCGCCTCCCCGACGCAGCCATCGCCTGCGTCGGCGGCGGCTCCAACGCCATCGGCCTCTTCCACGCCTTCATCCCGGACGAGGGCGTCCGCCTCATCGGCTGCGAGCCGGCCGGCCACGGCGTCGAGACCGGCGAGCACGCGGCCACCCTCACCGCGGGCGAGCCCGGCATCCTGCACGGCTCCCGGTCCTACGTCCTGCAGGACGAGGAGGGCCAGATCACCGAGCCGTACTCGATCTCGGCCGGCCTGGACTACCCCGGCATCGGCCCGGAGCACTCGTACCTCAAGGACAGCGGTCGCGGTGAGTACCGCGCGGTCACCGACGACGCCGCGATGCAGGCCCTGCGCCTGCTGTCGCGCACCGAGGGCATCATCCCGGCGATCGAGAGCGCGCACGCCCTCGCGGGCGCCCTGGAGGTCGGCAGGGAGCTGGGCGAGGACGGCCTGATCGTCGTCAACCTGTCCGGCCGCGGCGACAAGGACATGGACACCGCCGCGCGCTACTTCGGCCTGTACGACACCGACGCCGAGGTTGCGGCCAACGCCGCCGACACCGCCGAGATCGAGGGGGACGCCAAGTGA
- the trpC gene encoding indole-3-glycerol phosphate synthase TrpC, with product MSVLDEIIDGVRADLAERQARVSLDELKERAAKAPAAKDGVAALRGDGVKVICEVKRSSPSKGALAAIADPAGLAADYEAGGAAVISVLTEQRRFGGSLADLEAVRARVDIPVLRKDFIVTSYQLWEARAYGADLALLIVAALEQPALESLIERAVSIGLTPIVEVHDEDEVERAVDAGAKIIGVNARNLKTLEVDRTTFERVAPEIPDHLVKVAESGVRGPHDLIAYANAGADAVLVGESLVTGKDPKTAVSDLVAAGEHPALRHGRS from the coding sequence GTGAGTGTGCTCGACGAGATCATCGACGGAGTCCGTGCCGACCTCGCGGAACGGCAGGCGCGCGTCAGCCTCGACGAGCTCAAGGAGCGCGCGGCGAAGGCACCCGCGGCCAAGGACGGGGTGGCCGCCCTGCGGGGCGACGGCGTCAAGGTGATCTGCGAGGTCAAGCGCTCCAGCCCGTCCAAGGGCGCGCTGGCCGCCATCGCCGACCCGGCCGGCCTCGCGGCGGACTACGAGGCGGGCGGCGCGGCCGTCATCTCCGTCCTCACCGAACAGCGCCGCTTCGGCGGCTCGCTGGCCGACCTGGAGGCCGTCCGCGCGCGTGTGGACATCCCGGTCCTGCGCAAGGACTTCATCGTCACCTCGTACCAGCTGTGGGAGGCCCGCGCGTACGGCGCCGACCTCGCGCTGCTGATCGTCGCGGCCCTCGAACAGCCCGCCCTGGAGTCCCTCATCGAGCGCGCCGTCTCCATCGGTCTCACCCCGATCGTCGAGGTGCACGACGAGGACGAGGTCGAGCGGGCGGTGGACGCGGGCGCCAAGATCATCGGTGTCAACGCGCGCAACCTCAAGACCCTGGAGGTGGACCGCACCACCTTCGAGCGCGTCGCCCCCGAGATCCCCGACCACCTCGTCAAGGTCGCCGAGTCCGGCGTCCGCGGACCCCACGACCTCATCGCCTACGCCAACGCCGGAGCCGACGCCGTCCTGGTCGGCGAGTCCCTGGTCACCGGCAAGGACCCGAAGACCGCGGTGTCGGACCTGGTGGCGGCGGGCGAGCACCCGGCTCTGCGGCACGGGCGCAGTTGA
- the lgt gene encoding prolipoprotein diacylglyceryl transferase: protein MEELAYIPSPSRGVLYLGPIPLRGYAFCIIIGVFVAVWLGNKRWIARGGRAGTVADIAVWAVPFGLVGGRLYHVITDYELYFSQGRDWVDAFKVWQGGLGIWGAIALGALGAWIGCRRRGIPMPAYADAVAPGIALAQAFGRWGNWFNQELYGKETHVPWALHITSSTDGRVPGYYHPTFLYESLWCIGVAVLVIWADKRFNMGHGRAFALYVAAYCVGRAWIEYMRVDDAHHILGLRLNDWTAGIVFLLAVTYIVLSAKKRPGREAVVEPGATDGASDASGGEEASGGEADVEVKDEASDGDKDEVKDEVKDDAESAKKG, encoded by the coding sequence ATGGAAGAACTTGCCTACATTCCGAGCCCGTCACGCGGGGTGCTGTATCTCGGCCCCATTCCGCTGCGCGGCTATGCCTTCTGCATCATCATCGGCGTCTTCGTCGCGGTCTGGCTCGGCAACAAGCGCTGGATCGCCCGCGGCGGGCGGGCCGGAACGGTGGCCGACATCGCTGTCTGGGCGGTGCCCTTCGGCCTCGTCGGCGGCCGGCTCTACCACGTGATCACGGACTACGAGCTGTACTTCAGCCAGGGCCGTGACTGGGTGGACGCCTTCAAGGTGTGGCAGGGCGGCCTCGGCATCTGGGGCGCGATCGCCCTCGGTGCGCTGGGTGCCTGGATCGGCTGCCGCCGCCGGGGCATCCCGATGCCCGCGTACGCCGACGCGGTCGCACCCGGCATCGCCCTCGCGCAGGCCTTCGGCCGCTGGGGCAACTGGTTCAACCAGGAGCTGTACGGCAAGGAGACGCACGTTCCCTGGGCGCTGCACATCACGTCCTCGACGGACGGCCGGGTGCCCGGGTACTACCACCCCACCTTCCTCTACGAGTCCCTGTGGTGCATCGGCGTCGCGGTGCTGGTCATCTGGGCCGACAAGCGCTTCAACATGGGACACGGGCGGGCGTTCGCGCTGTACGTCGCGGCGTACTGCGTGGGGCGCGCGTGGATCGAGTACATGCGGGTCGACGACGCGCACCACATCCTCGGGCTGCGGCTGAACGACTGGACAGCGGGGATCGTGTTCCTGCTGGCGGTGACGTACATCGTCCTCTCGGCGAAGAAGCGGCCGGGCCGGGAAGCGGTGGTCGAGCCGGGTGCGACCGACGGTGCGTCCGATGCCTCCGGCGGTGAGGAAGCCTCCGGCGGTGAGGCCGACGTCGAGGTGAAGGACGAGGCGTCCGACGGTGACAAGGACGAGGTAAAGGACGAGGTCAAGGACGACGCCGAGTCGGCCAAGAAGGGCTGA
- the trpA gene encoding tryptophan synthase subunit alpha → MSGNIQLLSDTLAAAKAEGRAALIAYLPAGFPTVDGGIEAIKAALDGGADVVEVGLPHSDPVLDGPVIQTADDIALRGGVKIAHVMRTVREAHRATGKPILVMTYWNPIDRYGVERFTAELAEAGGAGCILPDLPVQESALWREHAEKHGLATVFVVAPSSKDARLAEITAAGSGFVYAASLMGVTGTRESVGAQAHDLVERTRATGSGLPVCVGLGVSNAEQAAEVAGFADGVIVGSAFVKRMLDAPDDAAGLEAVRELAGELAKGVRRQA, encoded by the coding sequence GTGAGCGGGAACATTCAGCTGCTGTCCGACACCCTCGCGGCCGCCAAGGCCGAGGGACGCGCGGCGCTCATCGCCTACCTCCCGGCCGGCTTTCCGACCGTGGACGGCGGCATCGAGGCGATCAAGGCCGCCCTCGACGGCGGGGCGGACGTGGTCGAGGTCGGCCTGCCGCACAGCGACCCCGTCCTCGACGGTCCCGTCATCCAGACCGCCGACGACATCGCCCTGCGCGGCGGCGTCAAGATCGCGCACGTCATGCGCACGGTCAGGGAAGCCCACCGGGCCACCGGCAAGCCGATCCTGGTCATGACGTACTGGAACCCCATCGACCGTTACGGTGTCGAGCGCTTCACCGCCGAACTCGCGGAAGCGGGCGGCGCCGGGTGCATCCTGCCCGACCTGCCCGTCCAGGAGTCGGCGCTGTGGAGGGAGCACGCCGAGAAGCACGGGCTCGCCACGGTCTTCGTGGTCGCGCCCAGCAGCAAGGACGCGCGGCTCGCCGAGATCACCGCCGCCGGCAGCGGCTTCGTGTACGCCGCCTCGCTCATGGGCGTCACCGGAACCCGCGAGTCCGTGGGCGCGCAGGCCCACGACCTGGTCGAGCGCACCCGCGCCACCGGCAGCGGCCTGCCCGTCTGCGTCGGGCTCGGCGTCTCCAACGCCGAGCAGGCCGCCGAGGTGGCCGGCTTCGCCGACGGCGTGATCGTCGGGTCCGCCTTCGTGAAGCGGATGCTCGACGCGCCGGACGATGCGGCGGGTCTGGAGGCCGTCCGCGAACTCGCGGGCGAGCTGGCGAAGGGCGTGCGCCGACAGGCGTGA
- a CDS encoding thioredoxin domain-containing protein yields the protein MSEKNKEGKRTARERLAAEREKQKAAEKRRRALIVGVSVVGVLGLAAVIGVIAANAGKDKGSKASGPATAPSGAQGKDGLAIPVGKDGAKSTLTVWEDFRCPACKAFETTYRPTLHELADSGRLRIEYHLVRLIDGNLGGTGSLRAGNAAACAQDAGKFRDYHDVLYGNQPEETNDAFGGNAKLIELAGKVGGLDTAAFRACVDKGTHDGWVDKSNAAFKSSGFTGTPTVLLNGKNIYQDQSMTPAKLKQLVQQADKG from the coding sequence GTGAGCGAGAAGAACAAAGAGGGAAAGCGCACCGCCCGGGAGCGGCTGGCGGCCGAGCGTGAGAAGCAGAAGGCCGCCGAGAAGCGGCGGCGGGCCCTGATCGTCGGCGTGAGCGTGGTCGGCGTGCTCGGGCTGGCGGCGGTGATCGGCGTGATCGCCGCGAACGCCGGGAAGGACAAGGGCTCCAAGGCCTCCGGCCCGGCCACGGCGCCGTCCGGGGCACAGGGCAAGGACGGTCTCGCGATCCCCGTCGGCAAGGACGGCGCCAAGTCCACGCTCACCGTCTGGGAGGACTTCCGCTGCCCGGCCTGCAAGGCCTTCGAGACGACGTACCGCCCCACGCTCCACGAACTGGCGGACTCCGGCCGACTGAGGATCGAGTACCACCTGGTCAGGCTGATCGACGGCAACCTCGGAGGCACCGGCTCCCTGCGCGCGGGCAACGCCGCCGCCTGCGCCCAGGACGCGGGGAAGTTCCGCGACTACCACGACGTGCTCTACGGCAACCAGCCCGAGGAGACCAACGACGCCTTCGGCGGCAACGCCAAGCTGATCGAGCTGGCCGGCAAGGTGGGCGGGCTCGACACGGCGGCCTTCCGTGCCTGCGTCGACAAGGGCACGCACGACGGCTGGGTGGACAAGTCGAACGCGGCCTTCAAGTCGAGCGGCTTCACCGGCACCCCGACCGTGCTGCTGAACGGCAAGAACATCTACCAGGACCAGTCGATGACCCCGGCGAAGCTGAAGCAGTTGGTGCAGCAGGCCGACAAGGGGTAA
- the trpM gene encoding tryptophan biosynthesis modulator TrpM: protein MTLTATTLDRYARLARGCRPRGCRAPARRVHGRRVRYVIGDEPGQVNGRRWQRALQGRGELRDQPLTARRTHTTLRPTALSVINTHSP from the coding sequence ATGACTCTCACTGCGACGACCCTGGACCGGTACGCCCGCCTCGCGCGCGGCTGCCGCCCCCGGGGCTGCCGTGCGCCCGCCCGCAGGGTGCACGGCCGTCGAGTGCGATACGTCATCGGAGACGAACCCGGCCAGGTGAACGGCCGTCGATGGCAGCGCGCCCTTCAGGGGCGCGGGGAACTGCGCGATCAGCCACTGACGGCCCGCAGAACACACACAACCCTTCGCCCCACGGCGCTCAGTGTCATCAACACGCACTCACCGTGA